One part of the Alosa alosa isolate M-15738 ecotype Scorff River chromosome 4, AALO_Geno_1.1, whole genome shotgun sequence genome encodes these proteins:
- the LOC125293386 gene encoding solute carrier family 17 member 9-like, producing MAILQKHGKNSSPDLASLKENPADSFGTAGCQKKWAESSSHWSRPVARVWTVVLLLGTCLLYCARVAMPICAVTMAEKFKWSKRESGMVLGSFFWGYCFTQVIGGYISDRVGGEKVLLLSAAAWGAMTAFTPILAHFCSQPIVSMTLARFLMGLLQGVHYPSLASLCSQKVVESERGFLMSTVGSGSYLGTLVIGGAGSLMLDLYGWESVFYIAGLLSVLWAYCMWKYLLKGEGPIITLESLGSRGPQSKLSRRNWLRLFKQPAVCAVIVTHLCTASTFFTLLSWLPTYFKDTFPDAKGWVFNVIPWFVAIPSSLFSGCLSDHLISQGFDTASVRKLMQFFSMGVSSVFTLFLCGTTTFPTAVAFVSATMGLTTFSHSGVSVNVQDLAPSCAGALFGVMNTCGAFSGVIMVYLAGYLIEATGSWASVFMLITVINLLGLAIFLAFAEARRVDIDGAKARYHNIHI from the exons ATGGCAATTCTACAAAAACATGGAAAGAACTCTAGTCCAGACTTGGCAAGTCTTAAAGAAAACCCTGCCGACAGTTTCGGGACAGCAGGATGCCAAAAGAAGTGGGCAGAGTCAAGTTCACATTGGTCGAG GCCAGTAGCCCGGGTATGGACTGTGGTGCTTCTGTTGGGCACCTGCCTGCTCTACTGTGCCCGCGTGGCCATGCCAATATGTGCGGTCACCATGGCAGAAAAGTTCAAATGGAGCAAGAGGGAGTCGGGCATGGTGCTGGGCAGCTTCTTTTGGGGTTACTGCTTCACTCAGGTCATCGGGGGCTACATCAGTGATAG GGTGGGCGGTGAGAAGGTCCTACTGCTGTCGGCCGCTGCGTGGGGAGCCATGACGGCCTTCACCCCGATCCTGGCCCACTTCTGCTCGCAACCCATCGTCTCCATGACCCTGGCTCGCTTCCTCATGGGACTGCTCCAAG GTGTGCACTACCCCTCACTGGCCAGTCTGTGCTCTCAGAAAGTggtggagagtgagaggggcTTCCTCATGAGCACCGTGGGCAGTGGCTCCTACCTGGG GACCCTGGTGATTGGAGGGGCAGGTTCGCTGATGTTGGATCTGTATGGCTGGGAGAGTGTGTTCTACATCGCCGGCCTACTCTCGGTTCTCTGGGCCTACTGCATGTGGAAGTATCTGCTGAAAGGAGAGG GTCCGATCATCACTTTGGAGTCCCTGGGTAGTCGAGGCCCCCAGTCCAAACTGTCCCGGAGGAACTGGCTGCGCCTTTTTAAACAGCCTGCagtctg TGCTGTCATTGTCACACACCTCTGCACCGCCAGCACCTTCTTCACACTGTTGTCATGGCTGCCTACCTACTTTAAGGACACCTTCCCAGATGCCAAG GGATGGGTGTTTAATGTGATCCCATGGTTTGTGGCCATTCCCTCCTCGCTGTTCAGTGGCTGCCTCTCGGATCACCTCATTAGCCAAG gTTTTGACACGGCCTCAGTCAGGAAGCTGATGCAG TTCTTCTCCATGGGCGTCTCTAGTGTCTTCACATTGTTCCTGTGCGGCACCACCACATTCCCCACAGCTGTGGCCTTCGTCTCGGCCACCATGGGCCTCACCACCTTCAGCCACAG TGGGGTGTCTGTGAACGTTCAGGACCTCGCCCCGTCCTGCGCAGGAGCTCTTTTCG gtGTCATGAATACCTGCGGTGCGTTTTCAG GGGTCATCATGGTGTATTTGGCGGGGTATCTGATCGAAGCCACAGGCTCCTGGGCATCAGTCTTCATGCTCATCACAGTGATCAACCTCCTGGGCCTCGCTATCTTCCTGGCCTTCGCTGAGGCCAGGCGGGTGGACATCGATGGTGCCAAGGCCCGTTACCACAACATCCACATATGA
- the dnajc5ab gene encoding dnaJ homolog subfamily C member 5 — MADQQKQRSLSTSGESLYVVLGVDKNAAPEDIKKSYRKLALKYHPDKNPDNPDASEKFKEINNAHAILSDVTKRNIYNQYGSLGLYVAEQFGEENVNTYFVLSSWWAKALFLFCGVATGCYCCCCLCCCCNCCCGKCKPRPPQDQEPEFFVSPEDLEAQMQEDRDGTSPIVMQPSSATETTQLTSDSHHSSYRTDTGYN, encoded by the exons atgGCGGACCAGCAGAAGCAgcgctctctctccacatcGGGCGAGTCCCTGTATGTGGTGCTTGGCGTTGACAAAAACGCTGCACCTGAAGATATCAAGAAGTCCTACAG GAAGTTAGCACTAAAGTACCACCCTGATAAGAACCCAGACAATCCAGATGCGTCAGAGAAGTTCAAAGAGATCAACAACGCCCACGCCATCCTCAGCGACGTCACCAAACGCAACATCTACAACCAGTATGGTTCACTAGGACTCTACGTGGCCGAGCAGTTTGGCGAGGAGAATGTCAACACCTACTTTGTGCTCTCCAGTTGGTGGGCCAAG GCCTTGTTTCTCTTCTGCGGCGTGGCCACGGGCTGCTACTGTTGCTGCtgcctgtgctgctgctgtaaTTGCTGCTGTGGCAAGTGCAAACCCCGGCCCCCACAGGACCAGGAGCCCGAGTTCTTTGTCTCGCCCGAGGACCTGGAGGCCCAGATGCAGGAAGACAGAG ATGGTACCAGCCCCATCGTGATGCAGCCCTCCTCTGCCACGGAAACGACCCAGTTGACATCCGACAGCCACCACTCCAGCTACCGGACCGACACGGGCTACAACTAG
- the LOC125293387 gene encoding glucose-induced degradation protein 8-B homolog, with product MSYADKPDDMTREEWMEKINNVHIQRADMNKLIMNYLVTEGFKEAAEKFRMESGIEPTLDLDSLDERIKIREMILKGQIQEAIALLNSLHPELLDTNRYLYFHLQQQHLIELIRLRETEAALEFAQSHLAEQGEESRECLTEMERTLALLAFDNPEESPFGDLLNMMQRQKVWSEVNQAVLDYENRESTPKLAKLLKLLLWAQNELDQKKVKYPKMTDLSKGTIEDPK from the exons ATGAGTTATGCAGACAAGCCGGATGATATGACTAGAGAGGAGTGGATGGAGAAGATCAACAATGTTCACATTCAGCGAGCAGATATGAACAAACTCATCATGAATTACCTCGTGACAG AGGGTTTCAAGGAAGCTGCAGAGAAGTTTCGCATGGAGTCAGGAATCGAACCCACCCTAGACTTGGACTCCCTAGATGAGAGGATAAAGATTCGAGAGATGATCCTGAAGGGGCAAATTCAAGAAGCCATTGCCTTGTTAAACAGCCTCCACCCAGAACTACTGGATACAAACCGTTACCTTTACTTCCATCTCCAG cagcagcatctgATTGAGCTGATACGTCTGCGGGAGACGGAGGCTGCACTGGAGTTTGCTCAGTCTCATTTGGCGGAGCAGGGCGAGGAGAGCCGTGAGTGCCTGACAGAGATGGAGCGCACTCTGGCTCTGCTGGCTTTTGACAACCCAGAGGAGTCTCCCTTTGGCGATCTGCTCAACATGATGCAACGGCAGAAA GTGTGGAGTGAGGTGAATCAAGCAGTGCTGGACTATGAGAATAGAGAATCAACGCCTAAGCTCGCAAAACTCCTGAAACTCCTGCTTTGGGCACAGAATGAACTGGACCAAAAGAAGGTGAAGTACCCCAAAATGACCGACCTCAGCAAAGGGACCATTGAGGACCCCAAGTAA